Proteins encoded together in one Catellatospora citrea window:
- a CDS encoding gamma-glutamylcyclotransferase family protein yields the protein MSDDLGPARRLATYGSLAQGKPNHHQLSDLAGRWFPGHVHGRLIQEGWGSALGFPGLALDLDGERVDVEVLESGDLPEHWPRLDEFEGPQYDRVVAEVHTPHGPVEACIYVLKAAPAST from the coding sequence GTGAGTGATGATCTCGGTCCGGCTCGCCGCCTGGCGACCTACGGAAGTCTTGCGCAGGGAAAGCCGAACCATCACCAGCTGAGCGATCTTGCCGGTCGCTGGTTCCCCGGCCACGTGCACGGCCGGCTCATCCAGGAGGGCTGGGGCAGTGCCCTCGGGTTCCCCGGGCTGGCCCTCGACCTCGACGGCGAGCGCGTCGACGTCGAGGTCCTCGAGTCCGGCGACCTGCCCGAGCACTGGCCGCGGCTCGACGAATTCGAAGGTCCGCAGTACGACCGGGTCGTCGCCGAGGTGCACACGCCGCACGGTCCGGTCGAGGCGTGCATCTATGTGCTCAAAGCGGCGCCGGCCTCGACGTGA
- a CDS encoding HEAT repeat domain-containing protein — translation MTTQEQHTNMTQALRGLEHRDPSVRLRAALAVGTTPDLGSVAKLIERCAIEPEFSVREILTWALTRQSPSSTVPKLVDELRSPLAQARSQALHTLSKIGDRQAWPAITQALLTDADDTVAQSAWRAAVVLVPEGGQSELAAALATQLGRGGRETQLSLSRALIALGEVIMPIMHAAATDRDPGVRRHALATQQLWLDPDAGFQLAVEQAKRVAALGRAGEEG, via the coding sequence ATGACCACGCAGGAGCAGCACACGAACATGACGCAGGCCCTCCGGGGCCTGGAGCACCGCGACCCGTCGGTCAGGCTGCGGGCGGCGCTGGCGGTCGGCACGACGCCCGACCTGGGATCCGTCGCCAAGCTCATCGAGCGGTGCGCCATCGAACCCGAGTTCTCCGTACGCGAGATTCTCACCTGGGCGCTCACCCGCCAGTCGCCGTCGAGCACGGTCCCGAAGCTCGTCGACGAGCTCCGCTCGCCGCTGGCGCAGGCGCGCAGCCAGGCCCTGCACACGCTGTCCAAGATCGGGGACCGGCAGGCGTGGCCGGCGATCACCCAGGCGCTGCTGACCGACGCCGACGACACGGTCGCGCAGAGCGCCTGGCGAGCAGCCGTGGTGCTGGTGCCCGAGGGGGGACAATCCGAGTTGGCAGCAGCCCTGGCGACACAACTCGGGCGCGGCGGGCGCGAGACGCAGCTGAGCCTCAGCCGCGCGCTGATCGCCCTCGGCGAGGTGATCATGCCGATCATGCACGCCGCGGCCACGGATCGCGACCCTGGCGTACGCCGGCACGCGCTCGCCACGCAACAGTTGTGGCTCGACCCGGATGCCGGCTTCCAGCTCGCTGTCGAGCAGGCGAAACGTGTCGCGGCCCTGGGCAGGGCCGGCGAGGAAGGATGA
- a CDS encoding YciI family protein, whose product MAKFLTIGYGDQAGYDRTAAELRDRAHAHDARLREAGAESGIAGSPVQVRNHDAAGVVVEKGPFMSAALPVAGFALIEAASIDEAIEAVSATPCAIAHGVVEVWPLHE is encoded by the coding sequence ATGGCGAAGTTCTTGACCATCGGATACGGCGACCAGGCGGGATACGACCGCACCGCCGCTGAGCTGCGCGATCGGGCGCATGCCCATGACGCTCGGCTGCGGGAGGCCGGTGCCGAGTCGGGAATCGCCGGCTCGCCCGTACAGGTGAGAAATCATGACGCCGCCGGGGTAGTCGTGGAGAAGGGCCCGTTCATGTCGGCTGCGCTTCCGGTGGCCGGGTTCGCGCTCATCGAGGCCGCCTCGATCGACGAGGCGATCGAAGCCGTGTCCGCGACTCCGTGCGCGATCGCCCACGGAGTCGTCGAGGTGTGGCCGCTGCACGAGTAG